One part of the Mytilus trossulus isolate FHL-02 chromosome 11, PNRI_Mtr1.1.1.hap1, whole genome shotgun sequence genome encodes these proteins:
- the LOC134690142 gene encoding uncharacterized protein LOC134690142 has translation MIIYDAKAENSKSYGSERFYYMDLTDKLFDHLSSADIVKLREDLEKKGALHGAYIERFSRGIVLAVGFDDTGALDSLWDLYQRGKLSMTFQDVIVNSTVLKKLKTTKIVLRSKILESDYNNCTNEVLSRKMKRLEIKT, from the exons ATGATCATTTACGATGCCAAAGCAGAAAATTCCAAGTCTTATGGATCAGAAAGATTTTATTACATGGATTTGACAGACAAGTTATTCGACCACTTATCGTCGGCCGACATCGTCAAACTAAGAGAAGACCTGGAAAAGAAGGGCGCTCTTCATGGAGCTTATATTGAACGCTTTTCAAGGG GGATAGTTTTAGCTGTAGGATTTGATGACACAGGAGCATTAGACTCACTGTGGGATCTGTACCAGAGAGGAAAACTGAGTATGACTTTCCAGGACGTTATCGTCAATAGCACTGTATTAAAGAAGCTTAAAACAACCAAGATAGTACTCCGATCTAAAATCTTGGAATCCGATTACAACAATTGTACAAACGAAGTGTTGAgtagaaaaatgaaaagactGGAAATAAAAACTTGA